A region of Lycium barbarum isolate Lr01 chromosome 1, ASM1917538v2, whole genome shotgun sequence DNA encodes the following proteins:
- the LOC132627150 gene encoding multiprotein-bridging factor 1a-like, with product MACMLIDLVSLSWCAGRVISIFLQFIVSPIFAKHQQRRNQGKLENILFSATFSLSVEVFRYFVPYTAAMSPVLTFYLSSNAANAGSNKAASSSTSLNTRKLDEDTENLSHEKVPTELKKAIMQARQDKKLTQAQLAQLINEKPQIIQEYESGKAIPNQQIISKLERALGAKLRGKK from the exons ATGGCT TGTATGTTGATTGATCTTGTATCATTATCCTGGTGTGCTGGTAGAGTAATTTCTATATTCCTGCAGTTTATTGTTTCACCAATATTTGCTAAGCACCAGCAAAGGAGAAACCAGGGGAAATTAGAAAATA TTCTTTTTTCTGCCACGTTTTCTTTATCTGTTGAAGTATTCAGATACTTTGTGCCTTATACTGCTGCCATGTCACCTGTTCTTACTTTT TACCTATCATCTAATGCAGCTAATGCAGGATCAAACAAGGCTGCCTCTAGTAGTACATCTCTGAACACCAGGAAACTTGATGAAGATACTGAGAATTTATCTC ATGAAAAGGTACCAACTGAACTGAAGAAAGCTATCATGCAAGCACGACAAGACAAGAAGCTAACTCAGGCTCAACTTGCTCAA TTGATAAATGAGAAGCCACAAATCATCCAAGAATACGAGTCCGGAAAGGCAATTCCAAACCAACAGATTATCTCTAAACTGGAGAGAGCTCTTGGTGCAAAGCTTCGTGGAAAGAAATAA